A genomic segment from Longimicrobium sp. encodes:
- a CDS encoding KTSC domain-containing protein: MQRVDSSAVSRVGYEEPEHLLRLEFSNGGVYDYLEVPEEEVGQLLQSDSIGRYVNRRIKPRYRHRLVRPPRA; the protein is encoded by the coding sequence ATGCAGCGCGTGGACTCGTCGGCCGTGAGCCGGGTGGGATACGAGGAGCCGGAGCACCTGCTGCGGCTGGAGTTCAGCAACGGCGGCGTCTACGACTACCTGGAGGTGCCCGAGGAGGAGGTCGGGCAGCTTCTCCAGTCCGACTCCATCGGCCGCTACGTGAACCGCCGGATCAAGCCGCGCTACCGCCACCGGCTGGTGCGTCCGCCGCGGGCATAA
- a CDS encoding prolyl oligopeptidase family serine peptidase has translation MPKPILRSLGILCLLGACAGPALGQGGFTMEQVKSYPFPNGLAASASGSRIAWALNEQGKRNVWVAEGPEWRARRLTPYDEDDGQELTAIQVSADGRYVVYARGGDHGSNFDEDVPVNPTFAPVPPKVQIWSVPFAGGEPKLIADGDEPVLSPRGDRIAFVRDRQVWTAPVDGSAPAKRLFTARGDNGDPRWSPDGSRLAFVSGRGDHSFVGVYANDSTPILWLAPSTSRDGSPRWSPDGRRIAFVRRPGAGGPPEPVLERRPVPWAIWTADAATGEARLLWKSPATLLGSLPTTHGGTNLHWAAGGRIVFLSYLDGWPHLYSIAETGGEPLLLTPGGYMAEYVILSPDRRFLVFAGNAGSDPGDIDRRHVVTVPVDRAAPRVLTPGAGLEWTPVVTGDGQAIAFIGAEARRPPLAAVMPVEGGAARWIGEERIPADYPAARLVVPRQVTFRAPDGVVVHAQLFERPGGPAKKPAVVFVHGGPPRQMLLGWHYSDYYSNAYAVNQYLAGRGYVVLAVNYRLGIGYGHDFHRPPSAGAQGAAEYQDVKAAGEYLRLLPQVDARRIGIYGGSYGGYLTALALARDSDLFAAGVDLHGVHDFTSDGGRRFGGMEWRYEKNDREQAAEVAWRSSPVASVATWRSPVLLVHGDDDRNVRFSQTVDLARRLEAAGVPYEELVIPDDTHHFMRHANWVRVNSAVAEFFDRVLKK, from the coding sequence ATGCCGAAACCCATCCTCCGCTCCCTCGGCATCCTCTGCCTGCTGGGCGCCTGCGCCGGGCCCGCGCTCGGGCAGGGCGGCTTCACGATGGAGCAGGTGAAGAGCTACCCGTTCCCCAACGGGCTCGCCGCCTCGGCGTCGGGAAGCCGGATCGCCTGGGCGCTCAACGAGCAGGGGAAGCGCAACGTCTGGGTGGCGGAAGGGCCGGAGTGGAGGGCGCGCCGGCTCACGCCGTACGACGAGGACGACGGACAGGAGCTGACCGCGATCCAGGTCTCGGCCGACGGCCGGTACGTGGTCTACGCGCGCGGCGGGGACCACGGCTCCAACTTCGACGAGGACGTGCCGGTCAACCCGACGTTCGCGCCCGTCCCGCCGAAGGTGCAGATCTGGTCGGTGCCGTTCGCGGGGGGCGAGCCGAAGCTCATTGCGGACGGCGACGAGCCCGTGCTCTCCCCGCGCGGCGACCGCATCGCCTTCGTGCGTGACCGGCAGGTGTGGACGGCGCCGGTGGACGGCTCGGCCCCGGCGAAGCGCCTCTTCACCGCGCGCGGCGACAACGGCGACCCGCGGTGGTCGCCCGACGGGTCGCGCTTGGCCTTCGTCTCCGGCCGCGGCGACCACTCGTTCGTCGGCGTCTACGCAAACGACTCCACCCCGATCCTCTGGCTGGCGCCCTCCACCTCGCGCGACGGCTCGCCGCGCTGGTCGCCGGACGGGCGGCGGATCGCCTTCGTGCGCCGGCCGGGCGCCGGGGGGCCGCCCGAGCCGGTCCTGGAGCGCCGCCCCGTCCCGTGGGCGATCTGGACGGCCGACGCCGCCACGGGCGAGGCCCGGCTGCTGTGGAAGAGCCCCGCGACGCTCCTCGGCTCGCTCCCCACCACGCACGGCGGCACCAACCTGCACTGGGCCGCGGGCGGGCGGATCGTCTTCCTCTCCTACCTGGACGGTTGGCCGCACCTCTACTCGATCGCCGAGACCGGGGGCGAGCCGCTCCTGCTCACGCCGGGCGGCTACATGGCCGAGTACGTCATCCTGAGCCCCGACCGGCGCTTCCTGGTGTTCGCCGGCAACGCGGGCTCCGACCCCGGCGACATCGACCGGCGCCACGTGGTGACGGTGCCCGTCGACCGCGCCGCGCCCCGGGTGCTCACGCCCGGCGCGGGGCTGGAGTGGACGCCGGTGGTGACCGGCGACGGGCAGGCGATTGCGTTCATCGGGGCCGAGGCGCGGCGCCCGCCGCTCGCCGCGGTGATGCCGGTGGAGGGCGGCGCGGCGCGCTGGATCGGCGAGGAGCGCATCCCGGCGGACTACCCGGCGGCGCGGCTCGTCGTCCCGCGGCAGGTGACCTTCCGCGCGCCGGACGGCGTGGTGGTGCACGCGCAGCTCTTCGAGCGCCCCGGCGGGCCGGCGAAGAAGCCGGCGGTGGTGTTCGTGCACGGCGGTCCGCCGCGGCAGATGCTGCTGGGCTGGCACTACTCGGACTACTACTCGAACGCGTACGCCGTGAACCAGTACCTGGCCGGCCGGGGCTACGTGGTGCTGGCGGTCAACTACCGGCTGGGGATCGGCTACGGCCACGACTTCCACCGCCCGCCGAGCGCGGGGGCGCAGGGCGCCGCGGAGTACCAGGACGTGAAGGCGGCCGGGGAGTACCTGCGCCTGCTGCCGCAGGTGGACGCGCGGCGGATCGGGATCTACGGCGGCTCGTACGGCGGGTACCTCACGGCGCTGGCCCTGGCGCGCGACTCCGACCTCTTCGCGGCGGGGGTGGACCTGCACGGGGTGCACGACTTCACGTCCGACGGCGGGCGGCGCTTCGGGGGGATGGAGTGGCGCTACGAGAAGAACGACCGCGAGCAGGCGGCCGAGGTGGCGTGGCGGTCGTCGCCGGTGGCGTCGGTGGCCACCTGGAGGTCGCCGGTGCTGCTGGTCCACGGCGACGACGACCGCAACGTGCGCTTCAGCCAGACGGTGGACCTGGCGCGGCGCCTGGAGGCGGCGGGCGTCCCCTACGAGGAGCTGGTGATCCCCGACGACACGCACCACTTCATGCGCCACGCCAACTGGGTGCGGGTGAACTCGGCGGTCGCGGAGTTCTTCGACCGGGTGCTGAAGAAATAG
- a CDS encoding ABC transporter permease has protein sequence MSERLSPLRELILLRLNSFLREPEALFWTFVFPIMMAIGLGLAFRESPAERARVGVERGSVAERYLPALRASAEVEARVLSPDEAERALRKGDVGVLLAGRDTLVYRYDPARDESRAARLVADAAVQRGAGGTRPVATSEDRERQPGGRYIDWVIPGLIGLNLMSTGMWGIAFGLVQMRSKKQLKRLTATPMRRRDFLVSQIVARMSFIVLEVPPIVIFAWLAFGVQVRGSLLALAGVALLGGIAFSGLGLLCSARPRTIEGVSGILNLVMLPMFVVSGVFFSASRYPDAVQPLIQALPLTAMVDALRAVYNDGLPFPAYAHEVAILAAWTVVTFVLALRIFRWQ, from the coding sequence ATGAGTGAGCGGCTCTCCCCCCTGCGCGAGCTGATCCTGCTGCGGCTCAACAGCTTCCTGCGCGAGCCCGAGGCGCTGTTCTGGACCTTCGTCTTCCCGATCATGATGGCGATCGGGCTGGGGCTCGCCTTCCGCGAGTCGCCGGCGGAGCGGGCGCGGGTGGGGGTGGAGCGCGGCAGCGTGGCCGAGCGCTACCTGCCGGCGCTGCGGGCCTCGGCCGAGGTGGAGGCGCGCGTGCTCTCGCCCGACGAGGCGGAGCGTGCGCTGCGCAAGGGCGACGTGGGGGTGCTGCTGGCGGGGCGCGACACGCTGGTCTACCGCTACGACCCCGCGCGCGACGAGAGCCGGGCGGCGCGGCTCGTGGCCGACGCGGCGGTGCAGCGCGGCGCGGGGGGCACCCGGCCGGTGGCGACGAGCGAGGACCGCGAGCGGCAGCCGGGCGGGCGCTACATCGACTGGGTGATCCCGGGGCTCATCGGGCTGAACCTGATGAGCACGGGGATGTGGGGGATCGCCTTCGGGCTGGTGCAGATGCGCTCCAAGAAGCAGCTCAAGCGCCTGACCGCCACGCCGATGCGCCGCCGCGACTTCCTGGTGTCGCAGATCGTCGCCCGCATGTCGTTCATCGTGCTGGAGGTGCCGCCGATCGTGATCTTCGCCTGGCTGGCGTTCGGGGTGCAGGTGCGCGGGTCGCTGCTGGCGCTGGCGGGGGTGGCGCTCCTGGGCGGGATCGCCTTCTCGGGGCTGGGGCTGCTCTGCTCGGCGCGGCCGCGCACCATCGAGGGGGTGAGCGGGATCCTGAACCTGGTGATGCTGCCGATGTTCGTGGTGTCGGGCGTGTTCTTCTCCGCCTCGCGCTACCCCGACGCCGTGCAGCCGCTCATCCAGGCGCTCCCGCTCACCGCCATGGTCGACGCCCTGCGCGCCGTCTACAACGACGGTCTCCCGTTCCCCGCGTACGCCCACGAGGTGGCGATCCTGGCCGCGTGGACGGTGGTCACGTTCGTCCTGGCGCTGCGGATCTTCCGCTGGCAGTAA
- a CDS encoding ABC transporter ATP-binding protein, with translation MFSTLPTASTDGAPAIRCRGLHKRFGDTVAVKALDLEVRRGECFGLLGPNGAGKTTTVEILEGLTPRDGGEVEVLGMRWERDAPAIRERLGVQLQESEFSDRATAEEIVRLFRSFYPRGPSVDELIDFVQLGDKRRTQVRSLSGGQRQRLSVACALAGSPDVLFLDEPTTGLDPQSRRQLWDVAEAFRAKGGTILLTTHFMDEAQRLADRVAVMDRGEIIAQGTPAELIRSLGGAHVIEFAATPAPDEAALRTIPGITRVTPRADTTLLAVEEPHRAVPALLALIGRAGGELTSLNTHHATLDDVFLALTGRALRDE, from the coding sequence TTGTTTTCGACCCTTCCGACCGCGTCCACCGACGGGGCCCCGGCGATCCGCTGCCGGGGGCTGCACAAGCGCTTCGGCGACACGGTGGCGGTGAAGGCGCTGGACCTGGAGGTGCGCCGCGGCGAGTGCTTCGGGCTGCTGGGGCCCAACGGGGCGGGGAAGACCACCACGGTGGAGATCCTGGAGGGCCTCACCCCGCGCGACGGGGGCGAGGTGGAGGTGCTGGGGATGCGCTGGGAGCGCGACGCCCCCGCCATCCGCGAGCGGCTGGGGGTGCAGCTCCAGGAGAGCGAGTTCTCCGACCGGGCCACCGCCGAGGAGATCGTGCGCCTCTTCCGCTCGTTCTATCCGCGGGGGCCCTCGGTGGACGAGCTGATCGACTTCGTGCAGCTCGGCGACAAGCGCAGGACGCAGGTGCGCAGCCTCTCCGGCGGGCAGCGGCAGCGGCTGTCGGTGGCGTGCGCGCTGGCCGGCAGCCCCGACGTGCTCTTCCTGGACGAGCCCACCACGGGGCTCGACCCGCAGTCGCGGCGGCAGCTGTGGGACGTGGCCGAGGCGTTCCGGGCGAAGGGCGGCACCATCCTGCTCACCACGCACTTCATGGACGAGGCCCAGCGCCTGGCCGACCGGGTGGCCGTCATGGACCGCGGCGAGATCATCGCCCAGGGCACCCCCGCCGAGCTGATCCGCTCGCTGGGCGGCGCGCACGTGATCGAGTTCGCCGCCACGCCGGCGCCGGACGAGGCGGCGCTGCGCACGATTCCCGGCATCACCCGCGTCACCCCGCGCGCCGACACCACGCTGCTGGCGGTGGAGGAGCCGCACCGCGCCGTCCCGGCCCTGCTGGCGCTCATCGGCCGCGCGGGCGGCGAGCTGACCAGCCTCAACACCCACCACGCCACGCTCGACGACGTGTTCCTGGCACTCACCGGGCGGGCCCTGCGCGATGAGTGA
- a CDS encoding M23 family metallopeptidase has protein sequence MHATLSHPPIRFVLRVVVTLLTLCFAAAAASVSLSAQTPASARMSALLEEARRTSERTNPRGEPAAEPAQQPRRLGLLVPVLGITPDRLRNTYDDSRSGGRRHDAIDIHAPRGTPVVATTDGTIIKLHSGARGGLSLYQMDDDGRTRYYYAHLDHYAPGVAEGVRVRRGQVIGYVGDTGNAQPGDYHLHFSIAVLRDRSRWWSGENLNPFYILRRSYERITGARDRDN, from the coding sequence ATGCACGCCACACTCTCACACCCCCCGATCCGGTTCGTCTTGCGCGTCGTCGTCACCCTGCTCACGCTCTGCTTCGCGGCGGCCGCGGCCTCCGTGAGCCTGTCGGCCCAGACTCCCGCCTCGGCGCGGATGTCGGCGCTGCTCGAGGAGGCGCGCCGCACCTCGGAGCGCACCAATCCGCGCGGGGAGCCGGCCGCCGAGCCCGCGCAGCAGCCCCGGCGCCTGGGCCTGCTGGTCCCCGTGCTGGGGATCACCCCGGACCGCCTGCGCAACACCTACGACGACTCGCGCTCGGGCGGGCGCCGGCACGACGCCATCGACATCCACGCCCCGCGCGGCACGCCGGTGGTGGCGACCACCGACGGCACCATCATCAAGCTGCACAGCGGCGCGCGCGGCGGGCTGTCGCTCTACCAGATGGACGACGACGGCCGCACCCGCTACTACTACGCGCACTTGGACCATTACGCCCCCGGTGTCGCCGAGGGCGTGCGGGTGCGCCGCGGCCAGGTGATCGGCTACGTGGGCGACACGGGGAACGCCCAGCCCGGCGACTACCACCTGCACTTCTCCATCGCCGTGCTGCGCGACCGCTCGCGCTGGTGGTCGGGCGAGAACCTGAACCCGTTCTACATCCTGCGCCGCTCCTACGAGCGGATCACCGGCGCCCGCGACCGCGACAACTAG